cacgcggcaacgaagacccaacgcagctaaaaataaataaattaaataaataaatttttaaaaaaaggtgtagGCAGGGATGCGCTCCTTTTGGAGGCTCCGGGAAAGAATCCGCgttcttgtcttttccagcttctagcaGCTGCCCACGACCCACGCCCCTTCCATCTTCAACGCCAGCAACGGCCAGTCGAGTCTTTCTCACACTGTGTCACTCTGACACTGACTCTTCCTGTGGTTACACTGAGCCCAGCTGGATAACCTGGGATAATCTTCCTGTTTTAAAGCCGGCCACTTAGCAACCTTCATTCCTTATGCTGCCTTAATTCAACCTTTGCCACATAACATATCTgtaggttccagggattaagatGTGGGCATCTTTGGGAGGCCATTTTTCTGCCAACCACACCCACCATGTGTGAGACAGTGGGGCTGCAGACTGAAAAAACAGACACGAGTCCCCCGCTCTTACGGGGCTGACATTCTGCTGGGGGAGAGAGACGGCAAGTGTCCCGCAGTGTGGGGTGGCGATAAATGCTGTGTGAGCAGATAAAGCCAGGCAGTGTTACACAGTGATGGGAGTGATCGGGTCATCAGGGAGGGTGTCTCAGCGGACTCACCTGTCTGCAGGGACTTAGGAGAAGTAAGGGAGGTTCTGGGGGaaccattccaggcagaggaaaagcaAGTGCAGAGGTCTTCAGGCAGGACAAGTGCAAGGAGTAGCAGGGTGTTGGGCGGGGTACCAGGAAAACCCGGGATCCACCCTGACTCAGCACTCTCCCTTGCTTGGTTGCAGGCAAATCCCATCCTTCCTGCACCCAGCTTTCCCATCTGGACAAAGTAAGGTTGGGCCAGATGGACACCCCCAAGATGAGTTTGTGTCCTTGAAACGTTGATGGTGGTGGGGTCACTTTGGAGGAAATCTTCCGGGGCAGCTCCACGGTAAATATGGACACAAGCCATACTGCTGGCTTTGGGGGAGGGAGCCTGCCCCTCCGCTGGGCCTGCAATCCCACCACCCTACCGCAAGGGCCTTGCTGAGCAGCCTGCAATCCTGAGGCCCCCTGATTTCCATTTGTCTGCTTGGTTCCAGCCTCATGCTGGAGATGCCACAAACCATCTCTCATTCCATCCTCCACAGCTTTCAGATCTGAGCTCTGAACAATAGCTCCTCAAGAAGGCCTTTCCTCACCCTCTATATCTAACCGTATTTGCCAGGTCTACCCTCATAATACTGTCTCTCTATCATCGTTGTATCTTGGTTTGCTTATGATCAAATTTACCAGTCTTTTCCTCTATGATCTGTACTTTTTGTGTCTTAAAGATActttctctgcctctgaggtTACTAAGGGATTCTCCTTTATTTCCATCTAAATGCTCTGGAGTTTTGTGTTTCAGACTTAGATCTTAAATCACTAGaaactaatttttgtgtatgctgtgagGTAGAGAGCctcattttaatgttattttttattctatttatctacttatttaaatttttattttgctgtgctccttctggaagctctaggggagaacccatttccttgccttttttagCCTCTAGAAGCTGACTGCATTCCTTGACCCGCGGTCCCACATCACTCTAGTCTCTGCTTCCATTGGCACATCTCCTCTgactcctctgcttccctctttcccatgtaaggacccttgtgattacactgggctcaCTGGAATAatcaggataatctcccatctTAAGAGCTGATCCTTCATCACATAAGCAAAGTCCCTTCTGCTGTGTGGAAGCCAACAcactcacaggttctggggattaggatgtggatatctttgggggaccattattctgcctaccacagggtctcatttaattttcttccctaTCAGCTCATTCACAGATTAGCTATCCTTTCCCCACTCATCTATAGCTGGGGCTGGCGAACTACACTCCATAGGCAGAATCCAGCCCAcctactgtttttttgtttgtttgtttttgcattacgagggcctctcactgttgtggcctctcccgttgcggagcacaggctccggacgtgcaggctcagcggtcatggctcacaggcctagccactccgcggcatgtggtatcttcccggaccggggcacgaacccgtgccccctgcatcgggaggcggactctcagccactgcgccaccagggaagccctcacctactgtttttgtaaataaagttttatgggaacacGGCCACGCTCGTCCACATATCACAATGCATGTGTCTGCCTTTGCGCTACAACAGCAGCACCGGGTAGTTGTGGCAGACGCAGTATGGCCTGCAAAATCTAAACAGAtctactgtctggccctttatagGAAAAGCTTGCCAACCTCTGATCTACAGGTGGGGACCGCCTCCTATTAGCACCTCGTAAGCGCAGGTCTGTTCCTGAGCTCTCAGTGCCCTCCCACTAGCCTATTCCCAAGCCAGCACCACCGTCctattactacagctttgtaataaTTCTTGGTATGAAGGGAGGCAAGGCTCCCCTACTTGTTGTTCAAAGTGGACTTGGCTTCTTTACTTTGTGTTTGCCACTACTTGGTTGGTGTCCACCTCCCTCACTAGACcaggtctgtcttgttcactgctgtgttccTAACACCCtgtgcagggcctggcacacggtaCCTGCTTAATTCATATCTGTAGAACGAAGAGCAGTCCAGTGTTAGCTCAGTCATCCTTGTTTTATAGCTGGAGAAACAGGCTCCAAGAGGGGAACCATCTTTGCCTGAGAAGATGCTTGTAAAGGCCTTATAATACTCccatttgggaattccctggcgatccagtggttaggacttggtgctttcacttccgaggccctggttcgatccctggtcagggaactaagatcccgcaagccacagccAAATTTAAAAACCCGCAGCgtggccaaattaaaaaacaaaaaaccctcccattttatagataaggcaTCTGAGTTCAGAGAAGTGACAAGCTTGTCCAAGGCCCTGTGGCTCTTTAGTGGGTCAGGGCTGGCTCCAAAGCTTGGCCTTAAAATTGCTTTTACTCTACTGGTATACACCCCTTGTTCTTGCTTTTATGATTTAGCATATCTTGGGAATACTTCCATGTCAGTACATGTAGAGCTGACTCTTTTCCCCTACAGCTACATCTTCCATTCTCTGGCTGTACTGTAAATTCGTTAGCTGGTCCCCTATTGATGGGCACTCAGGTTGTTTCCCATCTTTGGCCGCTGCCATcgcactgcagtgaacatccttAATCTTATACCTTTTTTCACGTGCTTAtctataggataaattcctagaagtggaatcgtTGACACGAGCATGcgtgcatttaaaatgttttatacataCACTCAGTGGCCAAAGTGGAGGCACTAGTTTAAACTCACAACGTTGAGGAGCGCCTGTCTCGCCATGCTCCTCAGCAGTACAGGGTGCTAGCAGGTGTTTAACCTTTGCCATATGAAGAGGTGTGAAAAACCAGAGCCATCTCCAGGTCCATGGTTTGGGGCCCAGTGCTAACTCTGTGGGTGATGTTTTCCCCTCCCAGAAACGAGTTCCTCCTGCTAAGTCTGAGCCCAGTGTGGGGGCCAACCTCCCTTCCGGCTACCTGGAAGAGGCAAGTCCATACAGCCTGGCTCAGAGATGCCACCTCTTTATTGACAGGGGCTCGCAGCACGGGGAGCCAGTGAGCCAAAGGGAGGGTTCACTCCCGCTCCCCTGGGCTCTCGGCCTGGTGGTGGCTGCGTTGGTGAAGGAGTAGGAGGCGTCTCTGGCCAAACGCCTGGCCGCAGCTGGAGCAGCGATGCCCGGCGGTGACCTGGCTGCCCGGCGCCGTCGGGGGGTCGTGACATAGGCGATGGGCGGCCAGTTTGGAGGGGAATGAAAAAGCCTTGGGGCAGTGCGGGCAAGGATAGGGACGGGCGTCGGTGGCATGGTGCGTATGGCGGTGGGCCGCCAGCTTGGAGGGGTAGCAGAAGGACTTGGGGCAGTCGGGGCATGGGTAGGGGCGGGTGGGCGCGTGGGTCCAGAGGTGGGCTGCCAGCTTGGAGCGGTGGCCGAAGGCCTTTGGGCAGTGCGGGCACGGGTGCGGACGGGCGCCGCTGTGCGTGAGGCGGTGGGCTGCCAGCTTGGAGGGGTAGGAGAAGGCCTTGGGGCAGTCGGGGCATGGGTGGGGGCGGGCGCCGCCGTGTGCCAACCGGTGCGTGGCCAGCTTGGACGGGTACGAGAAGGCCTTGTCACAGTCGGGGCAGCGGTGCGGGCGCTGGGGCGGGGGCCGCCGGCGGGGTCGGGAAGGCGCCCCTGCAGACGTGGCGGGCCCTGGAACCGACTGGCTGGGCTTCTGCGGCGAGCCCTGGTAGGGAGCTAGGGGACAGGAGGGTTGGTGGGCTCCAGGAAGCAGCCAACGCCCTGAGTCTACACCAGGCTCCCCCTCGACCTTGACATTCTAGTGTGTCTGGACACCTGAAGGGTCATACTGAGATTCCCCAAATGGCATGTTCCTGCTTCTCACCCCCTGCCATGCACCATCCTAAGGGGCTCCAAAGGGTTACCTCGCTGGAACCCCAGAGCTGAGGCTTCCCCAAAGCTACTAAAGTGTCCGTTTCTAGTATCTTCCCAAGTGATCACCCTGAAATCCCGCATGTCATCTCCCCTAGAAATGAGGGGTCCCTCCAAGACAACCTGGAGGATTCCCCAGAGCTTGGCGTTCTTGGGGATCCGAAATGGTTATCACCCTGGGCTTTCAAAACTTCACCCTGAGATTCCCTCAACATACGATTCTCTTGGCCCCAGTTCCTGGAGAATGCCCCCTCCTCACAGGTGGAGCCGCCCTCACCTTCTCCTTTGGTCACAGGCTCCTTGCCAGTGGGACTAGGATCGGTGCCCCGGGCCACAGACTCAGCATCCCGCTCCAGCATCTTGCTGGCCCAGAAACCTAGAGGGAGGGCCTAGGGTGGGATAGGGGGCGACGCCGGTGTTTATCAGGCTGTTGGGGGAAGGGCTGAGAGCCTAACAAGGGTCAGTATGTTTAGGAGCAGGGTCTATTTAAGTCTGGGGTCCTATAAGGCGAGGGTGGGCGGAGCCTAAGGGCACAATGGGCGGGGTTATGCAAACGACCCAGAAGCAGTCTATTTGGAACTTAGCCTCAGCGTTTGAGCCTTCGAGCGGAGTGGGCGGGGCCTCTATAACTAACTCCCAGCCGCCCCAGAGCGCGGAGCAGGCGGGGCCTATGTCCAGAGTGGGCGGAACCGGCCGAGGAACCTAAGACGGGGATGGGTGGAGCTATACTTATAAGACCCAAAGTCGGTTGCTCAGCAACTCTGTCCCAGGGGAGGGGCCTACGAGCTCAGTGGGCGGGATTCACATCGAAGGGGTAGCTTTACCCGGCTCTTGGCTTAGTCTCAGTCCATTGACGCCGCGTGAACTGCCTTCTTCTTGTCACTAAATTTCAACCCCTGCGTGGAGCTGGAACCGTGGAGGGTAGAGGGGAGACCTGGAGGAAGACACAGAAAGAGCGTGGCTCGTGTGTTGCGACTCAGAGACCCCCTAATGGACTTCTCCCTCGAGGTCCCAAACATCCGAGCCTCCACGCACCCCTTGGGATCATGGCATTCGGGCACCAATGCACTCTCCCAAGGCTCAGGCGCCCATGCAGCCCCTCCAGAACCTATGCATCAGGACCCTCCCCCGTTCCGGGAGTTCTGGCGATCAGCACCCCCAGTCTACTTCCCGAAGACCCTGGCGTCTGTGCCCGGACCGCTGCCCCCTCACCTGCGGGCGGCTCCTCCCTGGGGGCGGGGCTCCGGCCCCCTCCCTCGGGGGCCGCGGCCACTGCGGCGCTGCCTTCGGACTCTGCACCGCCCGGCGCGCGCCCTGAgatgggagggcaggggagggagcgCGCGCTAGCTGCTGGGCCCAGCCTCATttccattccctcctcctccGCCGGGCCGGTGCGGGCGTTAGTTCGCATGCGCGGTCCGGCCCGCGGAGGCTGCAGCGGGGGAGACGGGATGGAAGGAGGGGGTGGGTGCGCAAGGCAAGCCAGTTGGTGAGCAATACCGGCTGAGGGACCGGAGGAAAGTGTGCCGAGGCTTGCAGGGCCTACGGTGGCTGACTGGAGTCAAGCACGTGCAGGAGTTAACACGGGGAAACCTAACTCAAGAGATTTCTGAGACAACTTCCCTTTCGTATGTCCCCGTTCTTTTCGAGAATTCCGCTCGGAGCTTGAGTTCCGTCTCCCGAATCAGTTTCAAGAGCCCGCTGCCTATTCTACCCCTCAAGGCACTGGCAAGGAAAGGCTAGCTGTTTCCtcgagagagggagggagcgggACGGGTTCAGAGCGAGCTGATGCCCAGTAAAAGTCACGTTATTTGCACAGCGCCCGGCACTCTTCGCTGCTGGGTGATTCTGGATTCTCCGCCCCTCCCACCCTAATGCTACGACCCTGGGGCCGGGAGGGCGGCGGTCTCCAGGTGCCCGGGCCCCCTTGTTCCCTGCTGGAGCTCCTGGTGCCAGGCCCGGGGTGGCTTGCTTGGCATCCTTCCCCCGGGAAGTGATGGTGCACCTTCCCGCCCCGTACAGGAATGACCGTGAAGTGCCCATAAACCACCCCCGCATGGGTGGGTCTTCAGTCTGATAATCCACAAGGTCTGGCGAACCCTGGGAGCCGTGGGAGTTATACGGAAGGATTATTTGGGCTCATTTCCCCACTCACTCCTCCCAGATGATTTTGAAGCTATATACCAGACCTCATATCccataaaaatctttttattacaCTTGGTTTGTTTCAGTCAGTACTTAAACAAGACCCACAAGTTGAATTTGTTTGCTTTGACTTTTCAGTGTCttcactgacattttaaaaggttCACTGGTTGCTGCATGGAAAATGGATTACAGGGAGGTGGAGTGGAAGACAGAAGCCAGTGAGGCGGctgttatatattaattatattagtaattattaaaaagtacTATGATAATTATatgataattatattattatatgatATCGATAATTATATTATATGATAATTATGTTATTAATTACAGCATCTGATATATGTCAGAAGCTGTC
Above is a window of Phocoena sinus isolate mPhoSin1 chromosome 19, mPhoSin1.pri, whole genome shotgun sequence DNA encoding:
- the ZNF575 gene encoding zinc finger protein 575 translates to MLERDAESVARGTDPSPTGKEPVTKGEAPYQGSPQKPSQSVPGPATSAGAPSRPRRRPPPQRPHRCPDCDKAFSYPSKLATHRLAHGGARPHPCPDCPKAFSYPSKLAAHRLTHSGARPHPCPHCPKAFGHRSKLAAHLWTHAPTRPYPCPDCPKSFCYPSKLAAHRHTHHATDARPYPCPHCPKAFSFPSKLAAHRLCHDPPTAPGSQVTAGHRCSSCGQAFGQRRLLLLHQRSHHQAESPGERE